In Spirochaeta lutea, the sequence CAGCATCTCTTAAAAATTGTAGAAAAGAACACCCCGATAAAACAGGCCTTTTTGGTCGCCGATGATGTGCTCCGCCAGGGGGTACAGGGTATATCGGATCTCATCACCAAGCCCGGTGAGATTAATATTGATTTTGCCGATGTTCGGACAATTATGAAGGGCCAAGGGGATGCCTTAATGGGGATCGGCCGCGGAACAGGTGAGAACCGGGCTGTGGATGCCGCGACAAACGCCATCAACAATCCTCTCCTGGAGGATGCTAATATTGAGGGTGCTAAGGGTATTTTAGTGAATGTCACCGGGGGAACTGACTTTTCCCTCTCGGAGTATGAAGAAATTCTCCAGATTATCACCGCAAACTCCGATGAGGATGCCTTGGTTATTGCAGGAACCGGGGTCGATGAGGGAATGGATGATGAACTTATCGTAACCGTGATTGCCACCGGGTTTGCTCCAGGATTCGGAAGGAATGCCGGGCCGGCGGGACTGTATAAAAACGCCGGGACTGAGGAGACCGCCAAACAATCTGAATACATCAGTCTGGACACCTGGAATAAAATGACTGGAAAAAATAAGCCGGCCCCCGGGGATTCCGGTGAAACGCCTGCTGCTCCTCGTCACTCAGGGGTGAAGCGGGATCCGGTGGTTACGCGGTTTTCAAGCGATGATCTGGGTGTACCTGCATATCTTCGAATGAAGCAGAAACGTAATGATCAAAACTGACGGCTGGAACTAGTATGGTAGCAATAAGCTCGGATCGGCGTATCCTATTACAATTCGAAGCCTATCTCCTAGCAGAGCTTCAACTAGCCCGCCGTACGGTTAGAACCTATATGCGGGAGGTAAGTGATTTTTTTAGATTTCTTCATGAAACCCAGTGTGAGCTGAAGGATGTACAGGTACAAACTATTCAGCAGTACATTTCTGTCCGGGGTGAAACTCGGTCTCTGGATAGTAGGACAATAGCAAAGGTCGTTAGCAGTCTTCGGAGCTTATTCCAATACTGTATGCTGGAAGGAATCGTCCACGAAAATCCTGCAAACAACCTAGAGCTGCCTCGAATGCCCCAGAGGCTGCCTGGAGTCCTCCGTGTTGAGGAAATCGAACTCATCCTGGAACAGATTGATACCACCACCCCCAACGGTCTGCGGGATAGAGCCCTGTTTGAATTAATCTATTCTTGCGGACTCAGGATATCCGAGGCGGTTGACCTGACTATGGAGAGGGTTTTTCTGGATGAACAGGTTGTCCGGGTTACTGGCAAAGGGGATAAGGAGCGGTTGGTGCCCCTGGGTGAAGAGGCTCGCTATTGGCTAGAGCAGTATCTGACCGATGGTCGTCCAGCCTTATTGCGCTCCGGAGCCTTGAATCCCTTCGTGTTTCTTAACCATCACGGCCGGGGATTAAGCCGGAAGGGAATGTGGAAGCGATTTAAAGAGTTTACCGAGCGGGCGGGAGTGCAAGCCAAGGTGCATACCCTACGCCATAGTTTTGCAACCCATCTCCTGGAGGGGGGGGCGGATCTTCGGGCGGTACAGGAGTTATTGGGTCATGCGGATATTAGTACTACACAGATCTATACGCACATCGACCGCGATGAGTTACAGGTATATCATAAGGATCATCACCCCAGGGGGTGATTATGGAAGGAGAATCTATGGCAAAGCAGACACCGTTTTTAAACGAGTACAGCCCGGAACAAAAGGCAGAGTGGGATACCATAGCAGATTTATTGATCAAAAATGGCAGGATTACCGAAGCGGTGTATCCCGATATTCCGTCGGTACGACGCAATCCCAAGGATAGTCTCGCTAAGGCCATAGATCACACCCTCTTGAAGCAGGGTGCCACCAGGGAGGATTTTCAAAAACTCTACACTGATGCAAGAACCTGGGATGTTTGGAGTGTCTGTGTGCCCTCGAATCGGGTGGCCCAGGCTGCAGAAGCATTGGGAGGTTCATCCGTGTTGGTGTGTACTGTGGTAGGATTTCCGTTTGGGTATGAAAACACTGCCGGAACCGTCCAGGATACCCGGACTGCCATCCAGCACGGAGCAAAAGAAATCGATATGGTTATTCCCCTGGGGTACCTGAAGGATGGTGATTATCTAGGGGTCTTTGACCATATTTCAGCGGTGGTTCAAACAGCTGAGGAAGTAGGGACCCGGTTGGGTACCGGTGTCTTGGTCAAGGTAATCCTGGAAACGAGTGAGTTGTCAGATCTTGAGATTCTCAAGGGTAGCGCCATTTCCTGTTTCGCCGGCGCTCATTTTATCAAAACATCCACCGGGTTTGCATCGGGTGGAGCTACCCTGGAGGCCCTTAAAATAATGAGGATAACTGCGGGGGAACTACGGGGAGTGAAAGCGAGCGGTGGGGTGCGGACGCGAGAATTTGCCCTTCAGTGTCTGAGTCTCGGGACTGATAGGATCGGTGCATCCAGTACGGCAGCAATCCTCGGAGTGGATAACGGTGCGGTATCCAGCGGCTATTAGGAGGAATCCATGATCCGTGAGGGTACAAGCATTGCAAATACGCAGAAGGTCAGCATATTTGTAATTCTAATAATCCTTGTCTCCATGGTATTTATAGGCTGTCAACGACCGGTCACCCGATTAGCCAGAGATCTAAATCAACTGGAATCACCCCCCAGTTATGCTCGGGAGAAAAATTCTGAGGATCGAATTCGTGAATTAGAGGGGATTATCCAGGGGTTTATGGGGATTTTGGAGGAGCGAATTCAGGCAGCCGGGGGGCTTGCCACAGCCTATAAACTCTTGGGGATGGAATACCAACGCCTGGGTATGCATAAGCTGGCCCTGGAGAATTTGGAAAAAGCAATAGAGGTTGAATCAGCCAACGAGATATTACTGTACATGGCTGGTACCAATGCAGCGGCCTGGGCCGACAGCGCACCCTCCCCAGAGCAGGCTCAGCCGTATTATGTAAAAAGTGATCGCTACTTTACCAGGGCCATTGAGATCAACCCGTACTATGGTGAGGCTCTCTTTTCAGCGGCGGTTCTGAAGCATTTTCAGTTGGAGGAACATGAGGAGGCATTAGGGCTGATAAATCGTACCATTGAGATTCAACCCGGAAATCACCGTGCGTTTTTCGTCAAGGCACGTATTCTCGCCAGTTTAGGCCGGCTGCAAGAAGCCGCCGATCTTTACGGCGAAATAGCGGCCATGGATATTCCGAATCCACAAAAAGACGAAGCCCGCAAGAATCAGCGCGCGATTTTGGACGGTATATATGAATAATGAACGATTACTTTATCGCTGGACTCAACCAGATCCGGGGTTTAACGAGAGCGGAGAAATTATACATTGTATTGGGCTGCGTAGATGATCAAGGGCCTGATATGTGGTGGCATAGAGGGATTCTGGCCCTTCCG encodes:
- the ftsZ gene encoding cell division protein FtsZ; its protein translation is MKFEIVEDGNGFEDTTSSPTVIKVVGVGGGGSNAVNRMIASKLADVEFIAVNTDLQALQASMAPTRLPLGTQVTGGLGAGGNPEVGEKAAIEDTQTIEKLLHGADMVFITAGMGGGTGTGAAPIIAKIAQELGILTVAVVTKPFSFEGRKKSNLAEQGISRLREHVDTLITIPNQHLLKIVEKNTPIKQAFLVADDVLRQGVQGISDLITKPGEINIDFADVRTIMKGQGDALMGIGRGTGENRAVDAATNAINNPLLEDANIEGAKGILVNVTGGTDFSLSEYEEILQIITANSDEDALVIAGTGVDEGMDDELIVTVIATGFAPGFGRNAGPAGLYKNAGTEETAKQSEYISLDTWNKMTGKNKPAPGDSGETPAAPRHSGVKRDPVVTRFSSDDLGVPAYLRMKQKRNDQN
- the xerD gene encoding site-specific tyrosine recombinase XerD; this encodes MVAISSDRRILLQFEAYLLAELQLARRTVRTYMREVSDFFRFLHETQCELKDVQVQTIQQYISVRGETRSLDSRTIAKVVSSLRSLFQYCMLEGIVHENPANNLELPRMPQRLPGVLRVEEIELILEQIDTTTPNGLRDRALFELIYSCGLRISEAVDLTMERVFLDEQVVRVTGKGDKERLVPLGEEARYWLEQYLTDGRPALLRSGALNPFVFLNHHGRGLSRKGMWKRFKEFTERAGVQAKVHTLRHSFATHLLEGGADLRAVQELLGHADISTTQIYTHIDRDELQVYHKDHHPRG
- the deoC gene encoding deoxyribose-phosphate aldolase is translated as MAKQTPFLNEYSPEQKAEWDTIADLLIKNGRITEAVYPDIPSVRRNPKDSLAKAIDHTLLKQGATREDFQKLYTDARTWDVWSVCVPSNRVAQAAEALGGSSVLVCTVVGFPFGYENTAGTVQDTRTAIQHGAKEIDMVIPLGYLKDGDYLGVFDHISAVVQTAEEVGTRLGTGVLVKVILETSELSDLEILKGSAISCFAGAHFIKTSTGFASGGATLEALKIMRITAGELRGVKASGGVRTREFALQCLSLGTDRIGASSTAAILGVDNGAVSSGY
- a CDS encoding tetratricopeptide repeat protein — encoded protein: MIREGTSIANTQKVSIFVILIILVSMVFIGCQRPVTRLARDLNQLESPPSYAREKNSEDRIRELEGIIQGFMGILEERIQAAGGLATAYKLLGMEYQRLGMHKLALENLEKAIEVESANEILLYMAGTNAAAWADSAPSPEQAQPYYVKSDRYFTRAIEINPYYGEALFSAAVLKHFQLEEHEEALGLINRTIEIQPGNHRAFFVKARILASLGRLQEAADLYGEIAAMDIPNPQKDEARKNQRAILDGIYE